The Plasmodium brasilianum strain Bolivian I chromosome 14, whole genome shotgun sequence genome contains a region encoding:
- a CDS encoding rRNA-processing protein FCF2, with translation MFEQMAPLGNNKNLNILETISPEPISVLSYVNEVMENKRREKVAKNNHLIEWGYMKKTEKTEELKLQWKLIQHENLYTKNEYQKIKKDEKMPNFFQVATLVNGNDKIKVGAGKESQSLHTSNKRKKKCLSALQLFEKDKEMKEWCVKKYTKIQTQKNIGGKSFVRKQRKQLLSMQKA, from the coding sequence atgttTGAACAAATGGCGCCACTAggtaataacaaaaatttaaacattttagaAACAATAAGCCCGGAACCCATATCAGTACTAAGTTATGTAAACGAAGTAATGGAAAATAAGAGAAGAGAAAAAGTAGCgaaaaataatcatttaaTTGAATGGGGATATATGAAGAAGACTGAGAAAACAGAGGAATTAAAATTGCAGTGGAAATTAATTCAACATGAAAacttatatacaaaaaatgaatatcaaaaaataaaaaaagatgaaaaaatgcCAAACTTTTTTCAAGTAGCTACATTAGTAAATGGCaatgacaaaataaaagttgGAGCTGGAAAAGAATCGCAGTCCTTGCATACATCCAAtaagagaaagaaaaagtgCTTATCTGCCTTGCAATTATTTGAAAAGGACAAAGAAATGAAAGAATGGtgtgtaaaaaaatacacgAAAATTCAGACTCAGAAAAATATCGGGGGAAAGTCCTTCGTTCGAAAGCAGAGGAAGCAGCTGCTCAGCATGCAGAAGGCATAA
- a CDS encoding ribosomal RNA small subunit methyltransferase A2 — MNKWAAKLLLVLLSLKAKISFLREIKSTQLYVDYSKGYKTKTTPLYNYLRQVADGIKQNVKCKKALYRRERKILKRFNRINQVERGTTTPSTIASCQKSSDEENSSYNENNNEESNDDGNNGSRVEDRTKNILISRSFQGIKVYPIRQPGEENPLRTKIPAMEFKPKRSLGQNYLKDENIIRKMVSAIELNVNDLNSKSNKINVQKKKKREKNGRARQPGKFGKNKKIVKGEEHNEGELYKENKHKKGEVETKWNTGKSGSSISTNGSDSYSGNDYLGHADNYGGGVPKEEPLESVQNKGKGIIELGCGLGQISKFLFAKYENMTGVEIDSRAISILSRTMPGFDIIHDDVLQINYKEMSLSKGTKLTVIGNLPFYITSQILFCLLDFYKYIEQAIVTIQYEVGQRIVAKPNDKDYSILSILFSIYTEPHLLFKIPSTAFYPVPKVEAAIMKIIFKKNDFTCNLLYLKQILKYAFQQKRKKLKSSLKTLLNEHNIEQTTLPFSDLRPQQLYPYQFIELTNILFPLSKYPFDPKVQTKVWRKKKHGE; from the coding sequence atgaataaatgggCAGCCAAGTTGTTATTAGTTCTCCTTTCtttaaaagcaaaaatttcctttttaagagaaataaaaagtacTCAGTTATATGTAGATTATAGTAAAGGGTACAAGACAAAAACTACCCCACTTTACAACTACCTTCGTCAAGTAGCAGATggtataaaacaaaatgtaaaatgtaaaaaggcTTTATATAGGCGGGAAAGAAAAATCTTAAAGAGATTTAACAGAATAAACCAGGTCGAGAGGGGTACCACAACCCCATCTACTATAGCTAGCTGTCAAAAGAGTAGCGATGAGGAAAATAGCAGCTATAATGAAAACAACAATGAAGAAAGCAACGATGATGGTAACAATGGCAGTCGTGTAGAGGATAGAACAAAGAACATACTTATTAGTAGGTCCTTTCAAGGAATAAAGGTGTACCCCATAAGACAGCCGGGAGAGGAAAACCCCTTGAGGACAAAAATACCAGCTATGGAATTTAAACCAAAGAGAAGTTTAGgtcaaaattatttaaaggatgaaaatataataagaaaaatggtAAGTGCAATAGAGCTTAATGTGAACGATCTGAACtctaaaagtaataaaataaatgtccaaaaaaagaagaaacgGGAAAAAAATGGACGCGCAAGGCAACCAGGAAAATTTgggaaaaataagaaaattgtAAAAGGTGAAGAGCACAATGAAGGGGAactatataaagaaaataaacataaaaaggGAGAAGTTGAAACGAAATGGAATACTGGAAAGAGTGGTAGTAGCATTAGTACTAATGGAAGTGATAGTTACAGTGGCAATGATTACTTAGGACATGCCGACAACTATGGGGGGGGAGTTCCTAAGGAGGAGCCCTTGGAAAGCGTGCAAAACAAAGGAAAGGGTATTATAGAACTAGGGTGCGGACTGGGTCAAATCAGCAAGTTTTTATTTgcaaaatatgaaaacatGACTGGTGTTGAAATAGATAGTCGAGCAATATCCATACTCAGTAGAACTATGCCAGGTTTTGATATTATTCATGATGATGTATtgcaaataaattataaagaaatgTCTTTAAGTAAAGGAACAAAATTAACAGTTATTGGTAATTTACCTTTTTACATAACATCACAGAtactattttgtttattagacttttataaatatattgagCAAGCAATAGTAACTATTCAATATGAAGTAGGACAAAGAATTGTAGCTAAACCAAATGATAAAGACTACTCTATTTTAAGTATACTttttagtatatatacagaaccgcatttactttttaaaattcctAGTACTGCTTTTTATCCAGTTCCCAAGGTAGAAGCAGCTATTATgaaaatcatttttaaaaaaaatgacttcacttgtaatttattatatttaaaacaaattttaaaatatgcatttcaacaaaaaagaaagaagttAAAGTCAAGTTTAAAAACATTACTTAATGAACACAATATTGAGCAAACAACTCTTCCCTTCTCGGATTTAAGACCTCAACAATTATATCCTTACCAATTTATTGAGCTTaccaatattttatttcctttaaGTAAATATCCCTTCGATCCAAAGGTTCAGACAAAAGTATGGCGCAAAAAGAAGCATGGAGAATGA
- a CDS encoding osmiophilic body protein G377 has product MKVTLGALFFYLLFIFAKCHNDLNFEKIIKYLKETKLIPEYVPDKLEGAIQIVPPYLIYNYKGKIYYLHNNVDISVVEGNNEEILLTDKEIDEDKAEECHPVPPEEILPPKSEPIPLSIPEEETDLSIIAPVDEDEDLKGMLVDEETGILVPKSSSEIVDTGIKTPVEFQLPAVHELTNEQKEKNTTIYFYNKEGTIFQLKDIIQYKENDQIFKNLGLDYQRFYEESLNEEEEKKKVTTATHNVEMNTYDNFIKALHILLKGDDGKKHYTINNVSKNDIQLFLKEAYINIHNSLKRYVLFSGYSFEDYTYPVDSFSLDNLLNDFFFLTNDNFYSNGSFKNIVNKIKYISTAKDKVSVKKIERTVKRFLRENNLEVIDIKLVHHLFSRNNILNYNENDLIKYAIDLVNISQINISPRVIASIFAYFLQKINIDLMPNYVTMSKNNYTLFMENNDLLIKIELLYREIFKNFFKYTLPADEGDEDEDIKKKETHEKALSMAPWAPNLYSQFDSTYDFLSFKYGLVLFYNSYHKIINYFEENAKIKQIMNIHRKTKKIDTLDKFLNILISLFPINGNSAIASRLSFLSEEKPLKRTLSSIDAFDDDKDDDTEEEEEASKNEQKKKEFKKQIEAELGEERKTLVAQIEEEKTRKKKEEEESIATTDSKHELETQKLEKDEVQQEISQDEEFDRKYEEDYKDELEYIKEREGGSQHTDKPNGDSHSLSTPSFYYNTARKYIYDVMDRSFKDTINLGYQFANEVDKKLREVYTLLKRGSTPNYDELREESIQNGDKLFDQLKEKIKNKENQKNINIYKTEIETELNQIQKKTNGKYMIIEGIISEKYEQYKENVIKLCNKRFYTNFRKMLGKKKMEMLKEFRAALKHALRIVKDFAPSYNEQEYTDTFTKIYEEKKKLYKQEYSKSRRLISKKLDANFHIHLKEHFENKEVIIHQNLQQIREYFLKKIDSIIMELYNDMSVELQIDRLKLKNEKKNIYEKIINIQQEEINFPKDLRALEDNLKQLERENPLKLKEKQDALNNDIANLKEKVQKNKSELLLLKTAFTTVSQQYEQINTKMEVVQELEKKLRLFKYDILKEYKERQLKAEAFVKGANTLSEIYERIETITNYLYLTLEDIYVDETETKLQLTIVKNKKKNVELDIKIIEKFHEINPDEEKMAKNKLNKESSKALDEEITKLKDNLKKLEVKKDIIVHELNYITSDAVHKVPETMKVLLPIELDTHEKKAFEDFVRTLTQDIEVYNSAFKIFIMTIDGNLHEDEDDLIYSYNYMKLAQDKKNRNEKYEVHYERNIQIFSTKVQAFHIDFKNYISLRKKIETDKENEETLLYLERNDIHLENMVHKLKSNMHKNVPDFSYLLTNPVYMTDKINNEKEEAAQAYKSLLETYKNLQTDGNLISEDYRNWIHHDMLYKLTSQRLLVYKAIEKKYIQRSKDVYQNSYDPNKVKEKRIDEVIYDVQTNTYLSTPVMLQYGGEIIWGDPYDKRKYLRVIKEEEKYPYALKEIKDIYVLNKIIKDKLIKSGKLEQFKEYMNSQVYTIVEEKHTASYLFEKEDLDKLNLLTLEGRLIPGNLKNFFTHFNLPDTWKNISEIMDTASEYLKQTDMSYDAIIEIIKFLKENPNVINIRDIITLSENIMNTSNIYFMKPDTLSIYILSVLEMLGIQVQMDDIHKRDTKSKVIIYLNILKSHYKRKEIKTQLQDYVVKFLLPQEILESATYNPKLYELIVAMNQGMDANPILYDNFKKNNLEFYTEFFKAFKLGMNDFIDFFLSKAVSLYPVMTTTEHFLSLYSTAEKRIFLYEIYGYNLASFNTIITKFFYALNPGLREVINDYHLRADELCYKEFKNFDLGEIFTFVKSNLINKLYNNYLKKHKYAAVPPLHALWRLFFYITNKEFLTYSKIKGVVERYFSASIFDRNTKQMIVKLAYSFLTRMNYLSSSYFDSDIEKLINQNDLSLFTEFHTLLNKLNFLFYCKNDKKYLERYIPTNLYENNNTFKIDATLLYREFLNSLPPYVRRPVLNFFETDFIDVTSKLLIHFFTYVQKLIGTEKDPFESEENNKVETFFRLKYRFTKNKNVLEDTYKEFAEHKRGQKENPIILSRRVKYEHSNKKVIYKQYLDMEDIISEKSFISLMQLLLKESISFAELNTHFANFMKKNNFLFPKFDVLKKVIIESEDENFYPNLYKFFYDKFQQLKISQPIQDIYYLFIKKLMEYSIAPASMIKNDVQRDLDDELTIKYYTYIHFLQNLFKCLFDFYNFDDTNNCAQFGNFTNEPLTFEQKILNIMQAPFVDTTKRVTHSPVTEKYKMDNEAIYTHFVKQFIPSSELLDKEELQAEVFKFRFFVSEITKFVIKTILSNMPSSYILSISYEDLNIHLDDILEDMHTYFTTVRKIKQPQEEELPAYPNVKGTVNNFMKNNKEEEKYVPIVQFENIKYYLDNHITEFLLKNNAVFKFFNEFIKNIDKFKQYFPSLSELYLFIDKRVRLSHEQIDNMIRKKKKKNENPDLKLGPVYGG; this is encoded by the exons ATGAAAGTAACCCTGGGTGcactatttttttacttattgtTCATTTTTGCTAAATGCCATAAtgatttaaattttgaaaagatAATTAAGTATCTTAAAGAAACGAAACTAATACCTGAATACGTACCAGATAAATTAGAAGGCGCAATACAAATAGTGCCCCCTTATTTAATCTATAACtacaaaggaaaaatttattatttacataataatgtTGATATATCTGTAGTAGAAGGAAATAACGAGGAAATACTTCTTACAGATAAAGAAATTGACGAAGATAAAGCAGAAGAATGTCATCCTGTGCCCCCTGAAGAAATATTACCACCCAAATCTGAACCAATTCCTCTCTCAATCCCAGAAGAAGAAACAGATTTAAGCATCATTGCACCTGTTGATGAAGATGAGGATTTAAAGGGCATGCTCGTTGATGAAGAAACAGGAATTCTGGTACCTAAAAGTAGTTCAGAAATAGTAGATACAGGAATAAAAACTCCGGTTGAATTTCAATTACCAGCAGTACATGAACTAACGAATGaacagaaagaaaaaaatacgaccatttatttttataacaaagAAGGTACTATATTTCAACTAAAAGATATTATTCAATATAAAGAGAATGatcaaatatttaaaaaccTAGGATTAGATTACCAACGATTTTACGAAGAATCattaaatgaagaagaagaaaaaaagaaagttaCTACTGCTACCCATAATGTAGAAATGAATACTTATGATAATTTCATAAAAGCATTACATATACTACTCAAGGGAGATGAtggaaaaaaacattataccATAAACAATGTATCTAAGAATGatattcaattatttttaaaagaagcctatataaatatacacaacTCTTTAAAGAGGTATGTGCTGTTCAGTGGTTACTCCTTTGAAGATTATACCTACCCTGTAGATTCATTTTCTCTAGATAATTTGTTAAatgacttttttttcttaacaaaTGATAACTTTTATAGCAATGGGTCCttcaaaaatatagtaaataaaattaaatacatatcAACTGCAAAAGATAAAGtaagtgtaaaaaaaatagaaaggaCTGTTAAACGCTTCTTACGTGAGAATAATTTAGAAGTCATAGACATCAAGTTAGTTCATCATTTATTCTCCAGAAATAACATTctaaattataatgaaaatgatcTAATTAAATATGCCATAGATTTAGTAAACATCTCTCAGATAAATATATCACCTAGGGTTATTGCTTCtatatttgcttattttttacaaaaaattaacatagaCCTTATGCCGAACTATGTAACAATGtcgaaaaataattatacattatttatggaaaataatgatttattaattaaGATCGAGTTATTATATagagaaatttttaaaaatttctttaaatatacCTTACCTGCAGATGAAGGAGATGAAGatgaagatataaaaaagaaagaaacaCATGAAAAGGCCTTATCTATGGCTCCATGGGCTCCAAATCTGTATTCCCAATTTGATAGCACCTATGATTTCTTATCATTCAAATATGGattagtattattttataattcctACCATAAAATTATCAACTACTTTGAAGAGAATgctaaaataaagcaaataatgaatattcacagaaaaacaaaaaaaattgatacccttgataaatttttaaatatactaaTAAGTCTATTTCCAATAAATGGAAATTCAGCTATTGCAAGCcgattatcttttttaagtGAAGAAAAACCGTTGAAAAGGACTCTAAGCAGCATAGATGCATTTGATGATGACAAAGATGACGATAcagaggaagaagaagaggcatcaaaaaatgaacagaaaaaaaaagaattcaaaaaacaaatagaaGCAGAATTAGGCGAAGAAAGAAAAACTCTTGTAGCTCAGatagaagaagaaaaaactaggaaaaaaaaagaagaagaagaatcAATTGCAACAACGGATAGTAAACATGAACTAGAAACacaaaaattagaaaaagatGAAGTACAGCAAGAAATATCGCAAGACGAAGAATTCGatagaaaatatgaagaagatTATAAAGACGAATTGGAATACATTAAAGAACGAGAAGGTGGTTCACAGCATACAGATAAACCAAACGGTGATTCTCATAGCTTATCAACTccatcattttattataatactgctcgaaaatatatatatgatgtaaTGGATAGATCTTTTAAAGACACAATTAATTTAGGGTATCAGTTTGCTAATGAAGTAGATAAAAAATTGCGCGAAGTGTAtactttattaaaaagagGTTCAACCCCTAATTATGATGAACTAAGGGAAGAATCAATACAAAATGGagataaattatttgatcagctgaaagaaaaaataaaaaataaagaaaatcaaaaaaatataaatatatacaaaacagAGATAGAAACAGAACTTAatcaaatacaaaaaaagacaaatggaaaatatatgataatagAAGGTATAATTTcggaaaaatatgaacagtatAAAGAGAATGtcattaaattatgtaataaaagattttatacaaattttagaaaaatgttagggaaaaaaaaaatggaaatgctAAAAGAATTTAGAGCTGCTTTAAAACATGCACTTCGAATAGTAAAAGATTTTGCACCTAGTTATAATGAGCAAGAATATACAGATACCTTTACTAAAatttatgaagaaaaaaaaaaattgtacaaaCAGGAATATTCAAAATCAAGAAGGTTAATTTCCAAAAAATTAGATGCTAACTTTCATATTCATCTAAAGGAgcattttgaaaataaagaagtgaTCATTCACCAAAATCTTCAACAAATAagagaatattttttgaaaaaaattgatagcATCATTATGGAACTGTACAATGATATGTCTGTTGAATTACAAATAGACAGATTAAAgcttaaaaatgaaaagaaaaatatatatgaaaaaattataaatatacaacaaGAAGAGATAAATTTCCCTAAAGACTTAAGGGCACTAGAGGATAATTTAAAGCAACTAGAACGTGAAAATCCTCTTAAGTTGAAGGAAAAACAAGATGcattaaataatgatatagcAAATCTGAAGGAAAAGGTACAGAAAAACAAAAGCGAATTGCTTTTACTTAAAACCGCATTTACCACCGTATCTCAACAATATGAACAGATTAACACTAAAATGGAGGTAGTACaagaattagaaaaaaaactCAGATTGTTTAAATATGACATACTCAAGGAATATAAAGAAAGGCAGCTAAAAGCTGAAGCATTTGTAAAAGGAGCAAATACCCTATCTGAAATATATGAACGTATAGAAACTATAACTAATTATCTATATCTCACTTTAGaggatatatatgtagatgaAACAGAAACGAAGCTACAATTAACCAtagttaaaaataagaaaaaaaatgtagaattggacataaaaataatagaaaagtTTCATGAAATTAATCcagatgaagaaaaaatggcaaagaacaaattaaataaagagaGCTCAAAAGCGTTAGATGaagaaataacaaaattaaaagataatctaaaaaaattagaggtgaaaaaagatataattgTACAcgaattaaattatataacaagTGATGCCGTGCATAAAGTGCCTGAAACTATGAAGGTGCTACTTCCTATAGAATTAGATACgcatgaaaaaaaagcatttgAAGATTTTGTAAGAACTCTAACACAAGATATAGAAGTATATAACAGTgctttcaaaatatttattatgacCATAGATGGAAATTTACATGAAGATGAAGatgatttaatttattcttataacTATATGAAATTAGCTCAGGATAAAAAGAATaggaatgaaaaatatgaagtaCATTATGAAAGAAATATACAGATATTTAGCACAAAAGTGCAAGCATTTCATATagatttcaaaaattatataagtttaagaaaaaaaatagaaacagACAAGGAGAATGAAGAAACACTTCTCTACCTAGAACGAAATGATATCCATTTGGAAAATATGGTGCATAAGTTGAAAAGTAACATGCACAAAAATGTTCCTGATTTTAGTTATCTTTTGACAAATCCTGTATACATGACAGATAAGATAAACaatgaaaaagaagaggCTGCTCAAGCCTATAAGTCATTACTAGAAACGTATAAGAATCTACAAACAGATGGAAATTTAATTAGTGAAGATTATCGAAATTGGATTCATCACGATATGCTTTATAAACTTACATCCCAAAGGCTACTAGTATATAAGGCaatagaaaagaaatacataCAAAGATCAAAGGATGTATATCAGAATTCTTATGATCCAAATAAAgttaaggaaaaaagaatagaTGAAGTAATATATGATGTTCAAACAAACACTTATTTGTCTACCCCTGTAATGTTACAATATGGAGGGGAGATTATTTGGGGAGATCCATATGATaagagaaaatatttaagagtaataaaagaggaagaaaaatatCCGTATgctttaaaagaaataaaagatatctacgttttaaataaaataattaaggaTAAGCTGATAAAAAGTGGAAAACTAGAACaatttaaagaatatatgaATTCTCAAGTATATACTATAGTAGAGGAAAAACATACAGCATCATATTTATTCGAAAAGGAAGATTTAGATAaacttaatttattaacacTTGAAGGACGATTGATACCaggaaatttaaaaaacttttttactCATTTTAATTTACCTGATACATGGAAAAACATAAGTGAAATTATGGACACAGCATCAGAGTATTTGAAACAAACAGACATGAGTTATGATGCAATTATCGagattataaaatttttgaaagaaAATCCAAATGTAATTAACATAAGAGATATAATAACACTAAgtgaaaatattatgaacacgtctaatatatattttatgaaaccTGATACGTTgtccatttatatattgtcTGTCTTAGAAATGTTAGGAATACAAGTACAAATGGATGATATACACAAAAGAGATACCAAATCTAAggtaataatttatttgaatattcttaaaagtcattataaaagaaaagaaataaaaactcAGCTTCAAGATTATGTAGTGAAGTTTTTATTACCACAAGAAATTCTAGAATCTGCTACTTATAATCCTAAATTGTATGAACTAATAGTAGCTATGAATCAGGGTATGGATGCGAATCCtatattatatgataattttaaaaaaaataatttggaATTTTATACcgaattttttaaagcttTTAAACTAGGAATGAATGATTTTATagattttttcctttcaaaAGCAGTTAGTTTATATCCTGTAATGACAACAACTGAGCATTTTTTGAGTCTCTACAGTACAgcagaaaaaagaatattcctttatgaaatatatggTTATAATTTGGCAAGTTTTAACActattataacaaaatttttctaTGCACTTAACCCTGGGCTGAGGGAGGTCATAAATGATTACCATCTTAGAGCAGATGAATTATGTTAcaaagaatttaaaaattttgaccTTGGGGAAATTTTTACCTTTGTAAAGTCTAATTTAatcaataaattatataataattatttaaaaaaacataaatatgctGCAGTACCTCCTCTTCATGCTCTCTGGAGATTATTCTTCTATATCACTAATAAAGAATTCCTTAcgtatagtaaaataaaaggtgTTGTTGAACGATACTTTTCTGCTAGCATATTTGATAGAAATACGAAACAAATGATTGTAAAACTTGCATATTCATTCTTAACTCGAATGAATTATTTATCTTCTTCTTATTTTGATAGTGATATAGAAAAACTTATCAACCAAAATGACCTTAGTCTATTTACTGAATTCCATACCTTATTAAATAAActtaatttccttttttattgtaaaaatgataagaaatatttagaaaGATATATACCTACTAATTtgtatgaaaataataatacatttaagaTAGACGCTACGTTACTGTACCgtgaatttttaaattctttacCTCCTTATGTTAGAAGACCTGTTCTGAACTTTTTCGAAACGGATTTCATAGATGTAACGTCCAAACTTCTGatccatttttttacttatgtaCAGAAACTCATAGGTACTGAAAAAGATCCATTCGAATCtgaggaaaataataaagtagaAACCTTTTTCCGATTAAAATACcgttttacaaaaaataaaaatgtacttGAAGATACTTATAAAGAATTCGCTGAACATAAAAGAGGGCAAAAAGAAAATCCTATTATTCTTTCTAGAAGAGTTAAATATGAACATTCTAATAAGAAAGTTATATACAAACAATACCTAGACATGGAAGACATTATCAGTGAAAAGTCCTTCATTTCATTGATGCAATTACTCTTAAAGGAAAGTATAAGCTTTGCAGAATTAAATACACATTTTGCAAattttatgaagaaaaacaattttttatttcccaaatttgatgttttaaaaaaggtaatAATCGAATCAGaggatgaaaatttttaccCAAACTTGTACAAATTCTTTTATGATAAATTTCAGCAGTTGAAAATTTCACAGCCAATacaagatatatattatcttttcATCAAAAAGTTGATGGAGTACTCAATTGCCCCTGCATCCATGATAAAGAATGATGTACAACGAGACCTAGATGATGAATtaacaattaaatattatacatatatacactttttacaaaatctatttaaatgtttattcgatttttataattttgatgATACAAACAATTGTGCGCAGTTTGGTAATTTCACAAATGAACCATTAACCTTTGAACAAAAAATCCTGAACATCATGCAGGCTCCTTTTGTTGACACTACTAAACGTGTTACACATAGTCCCGTTACAGAGAAATACAAAATGGATAACGAAGCAATTTACACACATTTCGTTAAGCAGTTTATCCCATCTAGTGAATTGTTAGATAAAGAAGAATTGCAAGCAGAAGTTTTCAAATTTAGATTCTTTGTATCAGAAATAACAAAGTTTGTAATAAAAACGATTTTGTCAAATATGCCATctagttatatattatccATTAGTTATGAAGATTTGAACATACACTTAGATGATATACTTGAAGACATGCACACCTACTTTACCACTGTTCGAAAAATCAAACAACCACAGGAAGAAGAATTACCAGCATATCCTAATGTCAAAGGTactgtaaataattttatgaaaaataataaagaagaagaaaaatatgtaccAATAGTacaatttgaaaatataaaatattacctAGACAATCATATTAcagaatttttattaaaaaataatgcagtatttaaattttttaatgaatttataaaaaatatagacaAATTTAAACAATACTTCCCATCCTTATCTgaactatatttatttattgacAAGCGT GTGAGATTATCTCACGAGCAGATTGATAATatgataagaaaaaaaaaaaaaaaaaatgagaatcCTGACCTGAAACTTGGACCTGTATATGGCGGGTAA